A stretch of the Thiocystis violascens DSM 198 genome encodes the following:
- a CDS encoding PilN domain-containing protein, whose protein sequence is MAFIDRLKLFPKSLPGTGTSKPEFFQDLLEQAAVCLPALIRHSLARRQRRLIVEVAGTRARLFLATGQEREEMGDFDLDAATPLPGVILERCRDHGYRTDLLLPPDDILTRSVSFPAQVRGNLHQVMQHELDRLSPFQAQEIVFDYALQANIKQTARLTLDLALCRRDRIGGWIKRMADAGSPIDRIRWAGAWPRANLLPPEERPRHQKNAFGTNGLLAILACLLVLAILLTPVWQKTKIAQTLDVELRDLRTQAIAVDELRQELERARLGSTAVLQRKWEQPPILEMLRELTDRLPDDTWIQSFEYNQGQVDLRGESGQSTALIAILEQAPGIDGVSFKSPVTQIASSGRERFNLSFRFTRQEAE, encoded by the coding sequence ATGGCGTTCATCGATCGTCTAAAGCTTTTTCCGAAGAGCTTGCCTGGAACCGGAACCTCCAAGCCCGAATTCTTCCAGGATCTTCTGGAGCAAGCCGCGGTGTGCCTACCGGCGCTGATCAGGCACTCCCTGGCGCGTCGCCAGCGACGTCTGATCGTCGAGGTCGCTGGTACGCGGGCGCGTTTATTTCTGGCGACCGGACAAGAACGAGAGGAAATGGGCGATTTCGATCTCGATGCCGCCACGCCTCTGCCCGGAGTGATTCTTGAACGCTGTCGTGACCATGGCTACCGGACGGATCTGCTGCTGCCTCCGGACGATATTCTGACCAGAAGCGTGTCTTTTCCCGCCCAGGTGCGCGGCAACCTGCATCAGGTCATGCAACACGAGCTGGATCGTCTCTCGCCCTTCCAGGCACAGGAGATCGTTTTCGATTACGCCCTGCAAGCCAATATCAAGCAGACCGCCCGATTGACGCTCGATCTGGCGCTGTGCCGACGCGATCGCATCGGCGGCTGGATCAAACGGATGGCGGATGCCGGCTCGCCGATCGATCGGATCCGTTGGGCCGGAGCCTGGCCACGCGCGAATCTACTGCCGCCCGAGGAGCGCCCGCGCCATCAAAAGAACGCCTTCGGCACGAATGGCCTCCTGGCGATCCTCGCCTGCCTTTTGGTTCTGGCCATTCTGCTAACCCCGGTCTGGCAGAAGACCAAGATCGCCCAGACATTGGACGTCGAGTTACGCGACCTTCGTACCCAAGCTATCGCGGTCGACGAATTGCGGCAGGAATTGGAGCGCGCCCGCCTGGGCAGCACCGCCGTGCTCCAGCGGAAATGGGAGCAACCGCCGATCCTGGAGATGCTGCGCGAACTGACCGACCGCCTCCCCGACGACACCTGGATTCAGAGTTTTGAATACAACCAGGGCCAGGTCGATCTGCGCGGCGAATCGGGGCAGTCAACGGCCCTGATCGCCATCCTCGAACAGGCGCCCGGCATCGATGGCGTGTCGTTCAAGTCCCCGGTGACGCAAATCGCCAGCAGCGGCCGGGAACGTTTCAATCTCTCGTTTCGCTTTACCCGTCAGGAAGCAGAGTAA
- the gspG gene encoding type II secretion system major pseudopilin GspG: MRNPRRRGFTLVELLVVLAILGLLAGLVGPQVMKFLGSSKTKTAKLQIEDLAATLDLYRLELGHYPTDIKALVEKPGDVPNWNGPYLKKSDVPKDPWGFEYQYRYPGENGSFDLWSLGADNRDGGDGENADIRGWE; encoded by the coding sequence ATGCGAAATCCACGTCGTCGCGGCTTCACGCTGGTCGAACTGCTGGTCGTCCTCGCCATCCTCGGGCTGCTCGCCGGTCTGGTGGGTCCGCAGGTGATGAAATTCCTGGGCAGTTCCAAGACCAAGACGGCCAAACTTCAGATCGAGGATCTTGCCGCCACGCTCGACCTGTACCGGTTGGAGCTTGGCCATTATCCAACCGACATCAAGGCGCTGGTCGAAAAACCGGGGGACGTTCCGAACTGGAACGGACCCTATCTGAAGAAAAGCGACGTGCCCAAGGATCCCTGGGGGTTTGAATATCAGTACCGCTACCCCGGCGAAAACGGGAGCTTCGATCTCTGGTCGCTCGGCGCCGACAATCGCGACGGCGGCGACGGCGAGAACGCGGACATCCGCGGTTGGGAGTAA
- a CDS encoding type II toxin-antitoxin system PemK/MazF family toxin: MTSYSFGDVVLVPFPFSDLTERKQRPAVIVSPTAYQQARPDCILLAITSQIRAPLGYGEALIDAWQAAGLLKPSVFKPLVFTLEQSVIRRRLGVLVQSDQETLGGILRRIIQQGLTT, translated from the coding sequence ATGACCAGCTATAGCTTTGGCGATGTCGTGCTGGTGCCGTTTCCGTTCAGCGACCTGACGGAGCGCAAGCAACGCCCCGCCGTGATCGTCAGTCCCACCGCCTATCAGCAGGCGCGTCCGGATTGCATCCTGCTTGCGATCACCAGTCAGATTCGTGCCCCGCTGGGCTATGGCGAGGCGCTGATCGATGCCTGGCAAGCGGCTGGATTATTGAAGCCATCCGTGTTCAAGCCGCTTGTTTTCACGCTGGAGCAATCGGTGATCCGGCGACGACTGGGCGTTCTGGTTCAGAGCGATCAGGAGACGCTCGGCGGGATTCTCCGGCGGATCATTCAGCAAGGGCTTACGACATGA
- a CDS encoding prepilin-type N-terminal cleavage/methylation domain-containing protein → MMRATVTEKRGGGFTLVELLIALAMISLIALLLFSGLRLGLRAWESVDAATEQIGELRLAHGFLARILSQARVASTLVEAETVAIFGGDAESLEFAAPLSEQVGVSGLYVLRLTLEDRGNSRALVLTRWLLHPEVLEGGDGFPPWEPLDKDGARSVADLPVDLDAADGAFGRTLLLDRVDAFEILYLGLAEGETEPDWHEDWFEQANPPTQLRIRLTTAARTWPDLVIALPGRRS, encoded by the coding sequence ATGATGCGTGCAACGGTGACGGAGAAACGTGGCGGCGGTTTTACCCTGGTCGAGCTGCTGATCGCGCTGGCCATGATCAGTCTGATCGCTCTACTCTTATTTTCGGGGCTGCGTCTCGGTCTGCGCGCCTGGGAAAGCGTCGATGCCGCCACGGAGCAAATTGGAGAACTCCGGTTGGCTCACGGCTTTCTAGCGCGCATCCTGAGTCAAGCCAGGGTCGCGTCGACCCTCGTCGAGGCCGAAACGGTCGCGATTTTTGGGGGGGATGCGGAAAGCCTCGAATTCGCCGCGCCCCTGTCGGAGCAGGTTGGCGTCTCGGGGCTCTATGTGCTGCGTCTGACCCTGGAAGACCGGGGGAATTCGCGCGCGCTCGTCCTGACGCGCTGGCTGCTGCATCCGGAGGTGCTGGAGGGCGGCGACGGGTTTCCGCCCTGGGAACCTTTGGACAAGGATGGCGCGCGATCCGTGGCGGATCTTCCCGTCGACCTGGACGCGGCCGATGGCGCCTTCGGTCGAACCCTGCTTCTCGACCGGGTCGACGCCTTCGAGATTCTCTACCTTGGGCTGGCGGAGGGAGAGACCGAACCCGACTGGCATGAGGACTGGTTTGAACAGGCGAATCCGCCCACGCAATTGCGCATCCGTCTGACCACCGCCGCGCGAACCTGGCCGGATCTCGTCATCGCGCTGCCCGGACGGCGTTCCTGA
- a CDS encoding general secretion pathway protein GspK gives MKRQRGIALMLVLWVLTLLTVMAVSMTTAQRTEMALTENHVATTRFRLLSDAAIAYTALRFLMPDAIQDEPPALELDDETAESAEWRPNGAPHRWRFAGTELTISVMNELSRLNLNQTEPTVLTSLLEILGVSEDAAAQLADAIADWRDEDDLTQLNGAEDDDYRDAGAAIGAKDGPFVAVEELRQVLGMTQEIYRRLAPEVTVEGEGADPELAFASPAILAATQGISLEDAQLQIVERDTTTVPGARGPRAANRGGPLYRILVTDDIAGQRGRRMEALMELMPGQQPPYLVHWRRFNPLREAE, from the coding sequence ATGAAACGTCAGCGCGGCATTGCCTTGATGCTAGTTCTGTGGGTGCTGACCCTGCTCACGGTGATGGCGGTCAGCATGACCACCGCCCAGCGCACCGAAATGGCCTTGACCGAGAATCACGTCGCGACCACCCGGTTTCGTCTGTTGAGCGACGCGGCCATCGCCTATACCGCCTTGCGGTTCCTGATGCCCGATGCCATTCAAGACGAACCGCCAGCGCTCGAACTGGACGACGAGACGGCGGAATCCGCAGAATGGCGACCGAATGGCGCCCCCCATCGGTGGCGTTTCGCGGGCACGGAGTTGACCATCTCGGTGATGAACGAACTGTCGCGGCTCAATCTGAATCAGACCGAGCCGACGGTGCTGACCAGCCTGCTGGAAATCCTCGGGGTCTCCGAGGACGCCGCCGCCCAACTGGCGGACGCGATCGCCGACTGGCGCGACGAGGACGATCTGACTCAGCTCAATGGCGCGGAGGATGACGACTATCGCGATGCCGGGGCCGCCATTGGCGCCAAGGACGGACCATTTGTCGCTGTCGAGGAATTGCGGCAGGTGCTTGGGATGACCCAGGAAATTTACCGGCGGCTTGCTCCGGAGGTCACTGTCGAGGGCGAGGGCGCGGATCCCGAGCTGGCGTTTGCGTCGCCGGCCATCCTGGCCGCCACCCAGGGGATTTCGCTGGAGGATGCCCAGCTTCAGATCGTCGAGCGGGACACAACCACCGTGCCCGGCGCACGGGGACCGCGCGCGGCGAATCGTGGCGGACCGCTGTATCGGATTCTGGTCACGGATGACATCGCCGGCCAAAGGGGGCGGCGGATGGAGGCGCTGATGGAGCTGATGCCTGGACAACAACCGCCGTATCTGGTCCACTGGCGGCGTTTCAATCCTCTGAGGGAGGCGGAATAA
- the gspM gene encoding type II secretion system protein GspM, with product MPKPSSKIFCAILWTMAILIPLLALAGILIPWANQLASLDRRIETGEEQRVRYRRLVNTLPRLKEELASVRGNDAFKEFYFKAPTPALAGAQLQSQVQEIVTAAKGRLISTQLLPAEKDQDPPSVRVRTQIQGTTETLLDVLHQLEQARPFLFVEQVSVRSSARPQLPAQDARSRLARRMPTNPAGELTVRLDIFGFALAGDGS from the coding sequence ATGCCGAAGCCCTCTTCAAAGATCTTCTGCGCGATCCTCTGGACCATGGCGATCCTGATCCCGCTGCTGGCCCTCGCGGGCATCCTGATCCCTTGGGCAAACCAGCTCGCCAGCTTGGATCGGCGGATCGAGACCGGCGAGGAACAACGGGTTCGTTATCGACGATTAGTGAACACTCTGCCTCGGCTCAAGGAGGAATTGGCCAGTGTGCGCGGTAACGACGCCTTCAAGGAATTCTATTTCAAGGCGCCAACGCCGGCACTCGCCGGGGCGCAACTGCAAAGTCAGGTGCAGGAAATCGTCACGGCCGCCAAGGGTCGACTGATCAGTACCCAGTTGCTTCCGGCGGAGAAGGATCAGGATCCGCCTAGCGTGCGGGTGCGCACCCAGATTCAGGGAACGACCGAGACCCTACTGGATGTTCTGCATCAGCTCGAACAGGCGCGGCCTTTCCTGTTCGTGGAACAGGTTTCGGTGCGTTCCTCCGCGCGTCCACAACTTCCGGCACAAGACGCGCGCAGTCGTCTGGCGCGCCGGATGCCGACCAACCCTGCGGGAGAATTGACCGTGAGGCTGGACATCTTCGGTTTCGCCCTCGCCGGAGATGGCTCGTGA
- a CDS encoding type II secretion system protein N: MTKILPGMIVLALLGLLVLQWKDWPPETSRSGVGEDSAVENGVAPETQPDPLARLTHPADRDSYASIVERPLFRPDRKPEPPPEEAPAAASAPGTDLALDTLDLTAVMMTPTSVSAWVKDPSQPKLRRLRLGDEIEGWSVREILEDRVLLERQDEEYALLLRDYSKAPPPPAAPMPIPRRPPRAPERAIPPVIDR; encoded by the coding sequence GTGACGAAAATCCTGCCCGGCATGATCGTACTGGCGCTGCTTGGGCTACTCGTTCTGCAGTGGAAGGATTGGCCGCCCGAGACATCGCGCTCAGGGGTTGGCGAGGACTCCGCGGTTGAGAATGGCGTCGCGCCAGAAACGCAGCCGGACCCGCTGGCCAGACTGACACACCCCGCCGACCGGGATAGTTATGCCAGTATCGTCGAGCGCCCGCTGTTCCGACCCGACCGTAAACCCGAACCGCCCCCAGAGGAAGCACCGGCCGCCGCGTCCGCTCCCGGAACGGACCTTGCGTTGGACACCCTGGACCTGACTGCCGTGATGATGACACCGACCAGCGTCAGCGCCTGGGTGAAGGATCCCAGCCAACCGAAACTGCGACGCCTGCGCCTCGGCGACGAGATTGAAGGATGGTCGGTCCGGGAGATTCTCGAAGACCGCGTCCTGTTGGAGCGACAGGATGAGGAGTATGCGCTACTATTGCGCGATTACAGCAAGGCTCCTCCCCCGCCAGCCGCCCCGATGCCGATCCCGCGGCGCCCACCGAGGGCGCCGGAGCGCGCAATCCCCCCAGTGATCGATCGCTAG
- a CDS encoding type I restriction-modification system subunit M, whose product MALKKSELYSSLWRSCDELRGGMDASQYKDYVLVLLFVKYVSDKYAQDPDPDAPIVVPRGGGFADMVAAKGDKEIGDRINKIIGRLADANDSLKGAINVANFNDEEKLGKAKEMVDRLTKLVAIFEGLDFGKNRIEGDDLLGDAYEYLMRHFATESGKSKGQFYTPAEVSRVMSMVIDLGRATSGAQSIYDPTCGSGSLLLKAHDEAKTRTGKDLTLYGQEMDNATAALARMNMVLHDCPEADIWQANSLAAPHFKHSDGNLKTFDYLVANPPFSNKNWTSGLNAASDLYGRFEYGIPPDKNGDYAFLLHMLKSMKSTGKAAVILPHGVLFRGNAEAEIRRRIVGQGYIKGIIGLPANLFYGTGIPACIIVMDKEGAAGRKGLFMVDASKGYIKDGNKNRLRAQDIHRIVDTFTRQVEIPKYARLVPLAEIAANDFNLNLPRYIDSTEPEDWQDIAAHLKGGIPNRDLDGLADYWQVFPSVRRELFADADRPGYSQLKIEAGRIKASIFGHPEFTTFNAQATEHFDAWRQANTPLLTGIRIGDRPKRLIETLSENLLETFRAVPLIDPYDVYQHLMDYWAETMQDDAWMLVSDGWQAVQDGRPNTDLIPPALIIARYFADEQATVERLEAKRDAISRQMEEMDDEQGGEEGLLNAAARTERGKLTARSVKDQLKAIQGDPNAADERQALEDYAALIEQEGAASKAVKAAKKALDAKVAAKYGQLTEAEIKTLVVDDKWLASLAAGVQGELDRVSQALTGRIRQLADRYDTPLPDLLNEVEGLAARVDGHLQRMGFSS is encoded by the coding sequence ATGGCCCTCAAGAAATCCGAACTCTACTCTTCCCTCTGGCGGTCCTGCGACGAGCTGCGCGGGGGCATGGATGCGAGTCAGTACAAGGACTATGTGCTGGTCCTGCTGTTCGTCAAATATGTCTCCGACAAATACGCCCAGGATCCGGATCCCGATGCCCCGATCGTCGTCCCGCGCGGCGGCGGGTTCGCGGACATGGTGGCGGCCAAGGGCGACAAGGAGATCGGCGACCGGATCAACAAGATCATCGGCCGGCTGGCCGATGCCAACGACAGCCTCAAGGGCGCGATCAACGTCGCCAACTTCAATGACGAGGAAAAGCTCGGCAAGGCGAAAGAGATGGTCGACCGGCTCACCAAACTGGTGGCCATCTTCGAGGGACTGGATTTCGGCAAGAACCGCATCGAAGGCGACGACCTGCTGGGCGACGCCTACGAATACCTGATGCGCCACTTCGCCACCGAGTCGGGCAAGAGCAAAGGCCAGTTCTACACCCCGGCGGAAGTCTCGCGCGTCATGTCGATGGTGATCGATCTGGGACGGGCGACCAGCGGCGCGCAGTCGATCTACGACCCGACCTGTGGCTCGGGATCCCTGCTCCTGAAGGCCCATGACGAAGCGAAAACCCGCACCGGCAAGGATCTGACGCTCTACGGCCAGGAGATGGACAACGCCACCGCCGCGCTCGCGCGCATGAACATGGTGCTGCACGACTGCCCCGAGGCCGACATCTGGCAGGCCAACAGCCTCGCCGCGCCACATTTCAAACACTCGGACGGCAACCTCAAGACCTTCGATTATCTGGTCGCCAATCCGCCTTTCTCCAACAAAAACTGGACCAGCGGTCTGAACGCGGCCAGCGATCTCTACGGACGGTTCGAGTACGGCATCCCACCGGACAAGAACGGCGATTACGCCTTTCTGCTGCACATGCTGAAAAGTATGAAGAGCACCGGCAAGGCGGCGGTCATCCTGCCCCATGGCGTGCTGTTCCGGGGGAATGCCGAGGCCGAGATCCGTCGGCGTATCGTCGGGCAGGGCTACATCAAGGGCATCATCGGCCTGCCGGCCAACCTCTTCTATGGCACCGGCATCCCCGCCTGCATCATCGTCATGGACAAGGAAGGCGCGGCCGGGCGCAAGGGTCTCTTCATGGTCGATGCCAGCAAAGGCTACATCAAGGACGGCAATAAGAACCGCCTGCGTGCCCAGGACATCCACCGGATCGTCGATACCTTCACCCGACAGGTGGAGATCCCGAAGTATGCGCGTCTGGTGCCGCTGGCCGAGATCGCCGCCAACGACTTCAACCTCAATCTGCCGCGCTACATCGACAGCACCGAACCCGAGGACTGGCAAGACATCGCGGCACATCTGAAGGGCGGCATCCCCAACCGCGACCTCGACGGGCTGGCCGACTATTGGCAGGTCTTCCCCAGTGTGCGCCGCGAACTCTTTGCCGATGCTGACCGCCCCGGTTACAGCCAGCTCAAGATCGAGGCCGGGCGCATCAAGGCCAGTATCTTCGGCCACCCGGAGTTCACCACCTTCAATGCACAGGCCACGGAGCATTTTGATGCCTGGCGGCAGGCCAATACACCGCTGCTCACCGGCATCCGGATCGGCGACCGCCCCAAGCGGCTGATCGAAACCCTCTCGGAAAACCTGCTGGAGACCTTCCGCGCCGTGCCGCTGATCGACCCCTATGATGTCTATCAGCACCTGATGGATTATTGGGCCGAGACGATGCAGGACGATGCCTGGATGCTGGTCAGCGACGGCTGGCAAGCGGTTCAGGATGGCAGGCCCAATACCGACCTGATCCCGCCCGCGCTGATCATTGCCCGCTATTTTGCCGACGAACAGGCGACCGTCGAACGACTGGAGGCCAAGCGCGATGCCATCAGCCGCCAGATGGAGGAGATGGACGATGAACAGGGCGGCGAGGAGGGTCTGCTGAATGCGGCGGCCCGAACCGAACGGGGCAAGCTCACGGCCAGGAGCGTCAAGGATCAGCTCAAGGCTATCCAAGGCGATCCGAACGCGGCGGACGAACGCCAGGCGCTGGAAGACTATGCCGCATTGATCGAACAGGAAGGCGCCGCCAGCAAGGCCGTGAAAGCGGCGAAAAAGGCGCTCGATGCCAAGGTCGCAGCCAAGTATGGGCAACTCACCGAGGCCGAGATCAAGACCCTGGTGGTGGACGACAAATGGCTCGCCAGCCTCGCCGCCGGCGTGCAGGGTGAATTGGACCGCGTCAGTCAGGCGCTCACCGGGCGCATTCGGCAACTGGCTGACCGCTATGACACGCCGCTGCCCGATCTCCTCAATGAAGTGGAGGGGTTGGCCGCGCGGGTCGATGGACATTTGCAGCGGATGGGATTCAGCTCGTGA
- a CDS encoding DUF1778 domain-containing protein encodes MSEAIERFDIRLPANAKQLLMQAADISGNTLTGLVLNAALDKAREILRSHQHFMLNAEEWRRFAETLDHPPAPNDALQAAWREYRDAGLE; translated from the coding sequence ATGTCCGAAGCCATCGAGCGATTCGACATCCGCTTGCCCGCCAACGCCAAGCAACTGCTGATGCAGGCGGCGGACATCAGCGGCAACACCCTGACTGGCCTTGTGCTGAACGCCGCTCTGGACAAAGCGCGGGAAATCCTGCGCAGCCACCAGCACTTCATGCTGAACGCCGAGGAATGGCGTCGGTTCGCCGAAACGCTGGACCATCCCCCCGCGCCGAACGACGCCCTGCAAGCCGCCTGGCGCGAGTACCGGGATGCCGGACTGGAATGA
- a CDS encoding GNAT family N-acetyltransferase, with the protein MKIVAFDPRRHHRAGFACGHDGLDEYLRRYASQSLRNHLARVYVAEDGDARVLGYYTLSAASLGHDEFPEPMARRLPKYPVPAVLIGRMASDRQARESGLRIGSRLLIHALKQAIRAADTIGVQCVIVDSKPEAVAFYRRFGFIPLTEDGLKLYLPIATVKTLDHQHETVEPA; encoded by the coding sequence ATGAAGATCGTCGCGTTCGATCCCCGCCGCCACCATCGCGCGGGTTTTGCGTGCGGCCATGACGGGCTGGACGAGTATCTGAGGCGCTACGCGAGCCAGAGTCTGCGCAACCACCTGGCGCGGGTGTACGTCGCCGAGGACGGCGACGCCAGGGTGCTGGGCTATTACACCCTGTCCGCGGCGTCCCTTGGCCACGACGAATTCCCCGAACCCATGGCTCGCCGTTTGCCAAAGTATCCGGTTCCAGCCGTCTTGATCGGGCGCATGGCGAGCGACCGCCAGGCGCGCGAATCCGGCCTGCGCATTGGTTCGCGCCTCTTGATCCACGCCCTCAAGCAAGCCATCCGCGCCGCCGACACGATCGGCGTGCAATGCGTCATCGTGGACAGCAAGCCGGAAGCCGTGGCGTTTTATCGGCGTTTCGGGTTCATCCCGTTGACGGAGGATGGGTTGAAGCTCTATCTGCCGATCGCGACGGTTAAGACGTTGGATCATCAGCATGAAACAGTCGAGCCGGCCTGA
- a CDS encoding type IV pilus modification PilV family protein, translating to MSTRRQRGFSLLEVLVAFAILAITLGVLLEIFSRASLATLVSSQYSQAASLVESKLAAVGVDIPLEEGTVSGEPEDGFAWEVTVAPFEIEEDVASPDPSMGLSAGQTEPPVMPYRVQATALWEEAGRVRRLTVSTLRLGERL from the coding sequence GTGAGCACCCGCCGCCAGCGTGGCTTTTCCCTGCTGGAGGTGCTGGTGGCCTTCGCCATCCTGGCGATCACGCTTGGCGTGCTCCTGGAAATATTCTCTCGCGCGAGTCTGGCGACCCTCGTCTCTTCTCAATACAGCCAGGCGGCGTCGCTGGTCGAATCGAAGCTCGCCGCCGTCGGTGTCGACATTCCATTGGAGGAAGGCACGGTCTCGGGTGAGCCCGAGGATGGCTTCGCCTGGGAGGTCACCGTGGCCCCGTTCGAGATCGAGGAGGATGTCGCGTCGCCTGATCCGAGCATGGGGTTGAGCGCCGGGCAAACGGAACCGCCGGTCATGCCCTATCGCGTGCAGGCAACCGCGCTTTGGGAGGAGGCCGGCCGCGTCCGCCGGCTGACCGTCTCGACGCTGCGTCTGGGCGAGCGTCTCTAA
- a CDS encoding restriction endonuclease subunit S → MSGTAAIPPGYKQTEVGVIPEKWDAKSVREFAQIKTGPFGTLLKASEYSYSEGVPLISVGEIGTGCFKVTEHTPLVPGAVVRRIPQYVLRTGDVVFGRKGAVERSALVTENESGWFLGSDGISIRPHSDCHPPYLASQLQSHQVQSWLLQNATGTTMASLNQEILGRVQIPIAPIPEQRAIAAALSDVDALLAKLDQLIAKKRDLKQAAMQQLLTGQTRLPGFSGEWEVKRLGDLFKFSGGHSASRDQLSTEGYYYLHYGDIHGSSKTTIDTSADHQYIPKLAIALKRISPDSLLADGDVVFVDASEDDEGTSRHVVVVNKDGLPFIAGLHTIVAKGRTAELAHDYRRYCFKTAAIRQQFMFYAVGTKVSGISKTNIAKLTLPVPSVPEQTAIASILSDMDAELSALVARRDKTRALKQGMMRELLTGRIRLR, encoded by the coding sequence ATGAGCGGCACCGCAGCGATTCCGCCCGGTTATAAGCAGACCGAGGTGGGGGTGATTCCGGAGAAGTGGGACGCAAAGTCTGTGCGCGAATTTGCCCAGATCAAGACCGGCCCTTTCGGAACGCTTCTGAAGGCAAGCGAATATTCGTACAGCGAGGGAGTGCCGTTAATTTCGGTCGGCGAAATTGGTACAGGTTGCTTCAAAGTTACTGAGCACACGCCGCTTGTACCTGGCGCTGTAGTTCGTCGCATTCCTCAGTATGTCCTCCGAACGGGCGATGTCGTTTTTGGGCGAAAGGGGGCAGTTGAGCGGTCCGCACTTGTCACAGAAAACGAAAGTGGTTGGTTTCTTGGCTCAGACGGAATAAGCATTCGGCCACACAGCGACTGTCATCCACCATATCTCGCGTCCCAGCTCCAGAGCCATCAAGTTCAGTCGTGGCTTCTCCAGAATGCTACTGGAACTACGATGGCATCGCTGAATCAGGAAATCTTGGGGCGCGTCCAAATTCCCATCGCGCCCATCCCCGAACAACGAGCCATCGCCGCCGCGCTGTCGGATGTGGATGCCCTGCTCGCCAAGCTCGACCAGCTCATCGCCAAGAAGCGCGACCTCAAACAGGCCGCCATGCAGCAACTCCTCACCGGCCAAACCCGACTCCCCGGTTTCAGCGGAGAGTGGGAGGTGAAGCGGTTGGGGGATTTGTTCAAGTTCAGTGGCGGCCATTCTGCCTCGCGCGACCAACTATCGACCGAAGGTTATTACTACCTGCATTACGGGGATATTCACGGCTCTTCAAAGACCACGATAGATACAAGCGCAGACCATCAATACATTCCGAAGTTAGCTATTGCGCTTAAGCGAATCTCGCCTGATTCACTCCTCGCCGATGGTGACGTTGTTTTCGTTGACGCATCGGAAGACGACGAAGGCACGAGCAGGCACGTCGTGGTGGTGAACAAGGATGGCCTGCCATTCATTGCCGGACTGCACACCATCGTTGCTAAGGGGCGGACTGCCGAGTTGGCTCACGACTATCGGCGCTACTGTTTCAAGACGGCGGCGATACGTCAGCAGTTTATGTTCTATGCCGTGGGCACCAAGGTATCCGGCATCAGCAAGACCAACATTGCGAAGCTGACGCTGCCGGTTCCATCAGTCCCCGAACAAACCGCCATCGCCAGCATCCTCTCCGACATGGATGCGGAACTTTCAGCACTGGTGGCGCGCCGCGACAAGACCCGCGCCCTCAAACAGGGCATGATGCGGGAACTGCTGACCGGACGGATCCGGCTGAGATGA
- a CDS encoding GspH/FimT family pseudopilin, with amino-acid sequence MPASKTMIASSPFRTAGFTLVELLVVLAIAALMMTAVPSLFSAAFPGVEMKSAARRTAATLRLARESAIRQGIETELLVDVEARQLALQGYRTLNLPKRLKVELETASREMLDDRQGVIRFFPDGSSTGGRILVTYRDHGYQIGVTWLTGRIELAPWETP; translated from the coding sequence ATGCCGGCCAGCAAAACCATGATCGCGTCCTCGCCGTTCAGGACAGCCGGGTTTACCCTGGTCGAGCTGCTGGTGGTTCTGGCGATCGCGGCGCTGATGATGACCGCGGTTCCCTCCCTGTTTTCCGCCGCCTTCCCCGGCGTCGAAATGAAGTCCGCCGCGCGTCGGACCGCCGCGACCCTTCGGCTGGCCAGGGAATCGGCCATCCGGCAGGGCATCGAGACGGAGTTGCTGGTCGATGTCGAGGCGCGCCAGCTTGCACTCCAGGGTTATCGCACCCTGAATCTGCCCAAACGCCTGAAGGTCGAGTTGGAGACGGCCAGCCGCGAGATGCTGGATGACCGACAGGGCGTCATCCGCTTCTTCCCGGATGGCAGCTCGACCGGCGGGCGCATCCTCGTGACCTATCGCGATCATGGTTATCAGATCGGGGTGACCTGGCTCACGGGACGAATCGAGTTGGCGCCCTGGGAAACGCCGTGA